A stretch of Arctopsyche grandis isolate Sample6627 chromosome 9, ASM5162203v2, whole genome shotgun sequence DNA encodes these proteins:
- the LOC143917451 gene encoding AP-3 complex subunit delta-like isoform X5, translating to MALRKVRGNLERMFDKNLTDLVRGIRNNKDNEAKYIAQCMEEIKVELRQDNIAVKANAVAKLTYLQMLGYDISWAVFNIIEVMSSNKFTYKRVGYLAASQSFHADSELLMLTTNMIRKELNSQNQYEAGLALSGLSCFVSHDLARDLANDIMTLMSSTKPYLRMKAVLMMYKVFLKYPEALRPAFPRLKEKLEDPDPGVQSAAVNVVCELARKNPKNYLSLAPIFFKLMTTSTNNWMLIKIIKLFGALTPLEPRLGKKLIEPLTNLIHSTSAMSLLYECINTVIAVLISISSGMPNDSGMPIHLCVQKLRILIEDTDQNLKYLGLLAMSKILKTHPKSVQSHKDLILQCLDDKDESIRLRALGLLYGMVSKKNLMEIVKKLMVHMEKAEGTLYRDELLTKIIEICSQNNYQFIVNFEWYVTILVELTQMETSSKHGNLIAEQLLDVAVRVHAIREFTVKEMCSLLNECAAGSSSGSVGRPFSNNEGATIHKVLYAAAWIVGEFADDPDIMETALKSMLGGGVLPGHTRASFLHNALKLAARLMVIHNKSGNRVQLEELCDMMIEKLDPHLSSAHIEVQERASTALMVMKLLKHELSGSSDDFDQSKQSEEFAPKEVMEAQLIEDVNFDPMDADKPSLTNGNDKKEDEVVNNLPPTCRKLIDEMAELFEGDLNPVALKAQRKVQIPDELDLDAWINEPLDSSDSSDDDSDLGKKKEVTFLPSWLAAESNKPDKTLYTPEPTAEDVEKMKEARKQAQLHNPHYLKPSGNNSINYLGVVIDAETIPVAELALEVPLQIHESKSSKKGKRLKKNKKNKKSQLSESDTEKEDEEPKYIVSTAAEMPEGAPGFSDVEDSHAPSDPHAALDIDLDLPPSDDERRNSRSNRQIIDDKLASKKNNKDVTGKKSKDETKKSSKSDSNDKELKRKKHKDTKKLKTEKKSAFNDFDLMVDVSSMPTEQKDRIGSGDYEMVASEKKEKKSHRKSDSEKKATKEESDGKSKSKSKKVKKEKTDAESEPGKRKKSKKDKNEAKAGYEETLGISTPSKEFI from the exons ATGGCGCTCCGCAAAGTGCGCGGCAACCTGGAGCGCATGTTCGACAAGAACCTCACCGACCTGGTCCGCGGCATCCGCAACAATAAGGACAACGAG GCGAAATATATTGCTCAATGTATGGAAGAAATCAAAGTGGAGCTACGACAGGATAATATAGCCGTCAAGGCGAATGCTGTTGCCAAgttgacatat tTGCAAATGCTCGGATATGACATATCATGGGCCGTCTTCAACATTATTGAAGTCATGAGCTCGAATAAGTTCACCTATAAGAGGGTTGGATACTTGGCGGCTAGTCAATCTTTTCACGCCGACTCTGAG TTGTTGATGTTGACGACGAATATGATTCGGAAAGAATTGAATTCCCAAAATCAATACGAGGCTGGACTGGCGTTGAGCGGACTCAGCTGCTTCGTATCGCACGATCTTGCCCGCGACCTCGCCAACGATATCATGACGCTC ATGAGTTCAACGAAGCCGTATTTGCGGATGAAAGCTGTTCTAATGATGTATaaagtgtttttaaaatatccCGAGGCGCTCCGACCGGCGTTTCCTCggttaaaagaaaaattagagGATCCTGATCCgg gtgTACAATCAGCTGCTGTGAACGTCGTTTGCGAATTGGCTcgtaaaaatccaaaaaattatttatcctTAGCGCCTATCTTCTTTAAGCTAATGACTACGTCGACTAATAACTGGATgctcataaaaataatcaaattg TTTGGTGCTTTAACTCCCTTAGAACCTAGGCTCGGCAAGAAGTTGATTGAACCGTTGACAAATCTCATACATAG CACTTCGGCGATGTCTCTTTTGTATGAATGCATTAATACTGTGATAGCCGTTCTCATATCAATTAGCAGCGGCATGCCAAATGATAGCGGTATGCCGATACATTTATGTGTGCAAAAACTTAGAATTTTAATAGAAGACACTGACCAGAATT tGAAATATTTGGGCCTGCTTGCAAtgtctaaaattttaaaaacacatcCTAAAAGTGTGCAATCCCATAAAGATCTTATCCTTCAATGTCTCGACGATAAAGACGAGTCTATTCGGCTCAGAGCGCTCGGATTGCTTTACGGAATG GTTTCCAAGAAGAATCTGATGGAGATTGTCAAGAAGCTTATGGTGCATATGGAAAAAGCCGAAGGCACCCTGTACAGAGACGAACTGTTAACTAAGATAATAGAAATATGCTCTCAGaataattatcaatttattgTCAACTTTGAATGGTATGTTACTATTTTGGTTGAGTTGACGCAGATGGAGACGAGTAGCAAGCATG GTAATCTGATCGCTGAGCAGTTGTTGGATGTGGCGGTGAGAGTTCACGCCATTCGGGAGTTTACCGTTAAGGAAATGTGCAGTTTGCTGAACGAATGTGCTGCCGGTAGTAGCTCAGGAAGTGTCGGAAGGCCGTTCTCGAATAATGAAGGTGCCACTATTCATAAAGTGTTGTATGCGGCAGCGTGGATCGTCGGCGAATTTGCAGA cGATCCTGATATAATGGAGACAGCTCTGAAGTCGATGTTAGGTGGTGGTGTACTTCCAGGACATACGAGAGCGTCATTCTTACACAATGCTTTGAAACTAGCCGCTCGTTTGATGGTCATACATAATAAATCTGGCAATCGAGTGCAGCTAGAAGAA TTATGCGatatgatgattgaaaagttagATCCGCACTTGTCTTCGGCGCATATCGAAGTGCAAGAGCGGGCGAGCACCGCTCTCATGGTCATGAAGCTGTTGAAACACGAGCTGAGCGGATCTTCGGACGACTTCGACCAGTCCAAACAGTCGGAAGAGTTTGCCCCCAAAGAAGTGATGGAGGCGCAGCTTATAGAAGACGTCAACTTCGATCCGATGGATGCTGATAAGCCGTCGTTGACTAACGGCAATGATAAGAAGGAAGACGAGGTGGTGAACAACTTGCCGCCGACTTGTCGAAAGTTGATAGATGAAATGGCTGAATTATTCGAAGGTGATCTTAATCCTGTCGCTCTGAAAGCTCAACGGAAAGTTCAAATCCCCGATGA GTTAGATTTGGACGCTTGGATCAACGAGCCGCTCGATAGTAGCGATTCTTCGGATGACGATTCTGATTTGGGCAAGAAGAAAGAAGTCACATTCCTTCCGTCGTGGTTGGCTGCAGAGTCCAACAAACCGGATAAAACCTTATATACTCCCGAGCCGACTGCTGAAGATGTTGAAAAA ATGAAAGAGGCTCGAAAGCAAGCGCAACTTCACAATCCTCATTATTTGAAACCGTCGGGTAATAATTCGATTAATTATTTAGGCGTAGTAATCGATGCGGAGACGATTCCAGTAGCCGAGTTGGCTTTAGAAGTACCCCTTCAAATACACG AATCAAAGTCATCGAAGAAAGGAAAGCGGTTAAAGAAAAATAAGAAGAACAAAAAATCACAACTGTCCGAGAGTGATACTGAAAAAGaag ATGAAGAACCAAAGTATATTGTGAGTACGGCTGCTGAAATGCCGGAAGGTGCGCCAGGATTTTCAGACGTTGAAGACAGTCATGCACCGTCAGATCCTCACGCCGCTTTAGATATAGATTTAGATtt gccACCGAGTGATGATGAAAGGCGTAATTCCAGATCGAATAGGCAAATAATAGATGATAAATTGGCGTCGAAGAAGAATAATAAAGATGTGACGGGTAAAAAATCCAAAGATGAAACCAAGAAGTCGTCAAAGAGCGATTCGAATGATAAggaattgaaacgaaaaaagcATAAGGATACGAAGAAGTTAAAAACTGAAAAGAAATCGGCGTTCAATGATTTTGATCTGATGGTGGACGTGTCATCGATGCCGACCGAACAAAAGGATAGAATCGGCAGTGGAGATTATGAAATGGTCGCGTCTGAAAAGAAAGAAAAGAAGTCGCATAGGAAGAGCGACAGTGAGAAAAAGGCAACGAAGGAAGAGAGTGATGGTAAGAGTAAGTCTAAGAGCAAAAAAGTAAAGAAGGAAAAAACAGATGCAGAAAGTGAACCCGGAAAGAGAAAGAAATCCAAAAAAg ATAAGAATGAAGCTAAGGCAGGGTATGAAGAAACTTTAGGCATTTCAACTCCTAGTAAGGAGTTCATTTAA
- the LOC143917451 gene encoding AP-3 complex subunit delta-like isoform X2 — MALRKVRGNLERMFDKNLTDLVRGIRNNKDNEAKYIAQCMEEIKVELRQDNIAVKANAVAKLTYLQMLGYDISWAVFNIIEVMSSNKFTYKRVGYLAASQSFHADSELLMLTTNMIRKELNSQNQYEAGLALSGLSCFVSHDLARDLANDIMTLMSSTKPYLRMKAVLMMYKVFLKYPEALRPAFPRLKEKLEDPDPGVQSAAVNVVCELARKNPKNYLSLAPIFFKLMTTSTNNWMLIKIIKLFGALTPLEPRLGKKLIEPLTNLIHSTSAMSLLYECINTVIAVLISISSGMPNDSGMPIHLCVQKLRILIEDTDQNLKYLGLLAMSKILKTHPKSVQSHKDLILQCLDDKDESIRLRALGLLYGMVSKKNLMEIVKKLMVHMEKAEGTLYRDELLTKIIEICSQNNYQFIVNFEWYVTILVELTQMETSSKHGNLIAEQLLDVAVRVHAIREFTVKEMCSLLNECAAGSSSGSVGRPFSNNEGATIHKVLYAAAWIVGEFADDPDIMETALKSMLGGGVLPGHTRASFLHNALKLAARLMVIHNKSGNRVQLEELCDMMIEKLDPHLSSAHIEVQERASTALMVMKLLKHELSGSSDDFDQSKQSEEFAPKEVMEAQLIEDVNFDPMDADKPSLTNGNDKKEDEVVNNLPPTCRKLIDEMAELFEGDLNPVALKAQRKVQIPDELDLDAWINEPLDSSDSSDDDSDLGKKKEVTFLPSWLAAESNKPDKTLYTPEPTAEDVEKMKEARKQAQLHNPHYLKPSGNNSINYLGVVIDAETIPVAELALEVPLQIHVSEKRSDKYLYNTKESKSSKKGKRLKKNKKNKKSQLSESDTEKEDEEPKYIVSTAAEMPEGAPGFSDVEDSHAPSDPHAALDIDLDLPPSDDERRNSRSNRQIIDDKLASKKNNKDVTGKKSKDETKKSSKSDSNDKELKRKKHKDTKKLKTEKKSAFNDFDLMVDVSSMPTEQKDRIGSGDYEMVASEKKEKKSHRKSDSEKKATKEESDGKSKSKSKKVKKEKTDAESEPGKRKKSKKDKNEAKAGYEETLGISTPSKEFI, encoded by the exons ATGGCGCTCCGCAAAGTGCGCGGCAACCTGGAGCGCATGTTCGACAAGAACCTCACCGACCTGGTCCGCGGCATCCGCAACAATAAGGACAACGAG GCGAAATATATTGCTCAATGTATGGAAGAAATCAAAGTGGAGCTACGACAGGATAATATAGCCGTCAAGGCGAATGCTGTTGCCAAgttgacatat tTGCAAATGCTCGGATATGACATATCATGGGCCGTCTTCAACATTATTGAAGTCATGAGCTCGAATAAGTTCACCTATAAGAGGGTTGGATACTTGGCGGCTAGTCAATCTTTTCACGCCGACTCTGAG TTGTTGATGTTGACGACGAATATGATTCGGAAAGAATTGAATTCCCAAAATCAATACGAGGCTGGACTGGCGTTGAGCGGACTCAGCTGCTTCGTATCGCACGATCTTGCCCGCGACCTCGCCAACGATATCATGACGCTC ATGAGTTCAACGAAGCCGTATTTGCGGATGAAAGCTGTTCTAATGATGTATaaagtgtttttaaaatatccCGAGGCGCTCCGACCGGCGTTTCCTCggttaaaagaaaaattagagGATCCTGATCCgg gtgTACAATCAGCTGCTGTGAACGTCGTTTGCGAATTGGCTcgtaaaaatccaaaaaattatttatcctTAGCGCCTATCTTCTTTAAGCTAATGACTACGTCGACTAATAACTGGATgctcataaaaataatcaaattg TTTGGTGCTTTAACTCCCTTAGAACCTAGGCTCGGCAAGAAGTTGATTGAACCGTTGACAAATCTCATACATAG CACTTCGGCGATGTCTCTTTTGTATGAATGCATTAATACTGTGATAGCCGTTCTCATATCAATTAGCAGCGGCATGCCAAATGATAGCGGTATGCCGATACATTTATGTGTGCAAAAACTTAGAATTTTAATAGAAGACACTGACCAGAATT tGAAATATTTGGGCCTGCTTGCAAtgtctaaaattttaaaaacacatcCTAAAAGTGTGCAATCCCATAAAGATCTTATCCTTCAATGTCTCGACGATAAAGACGAGTCTATTCGGCTCAGAGCGCTCGGATTGCTTTACGGAATG GTTTCCAAGAAGAATCTGATGGAGATTGTCAAGAAGCTTATGGTGCATATGGAAAAAGCCGAAGGCACCCTGTACAGAGACGAACTGTTAACTAAGATAATAGAAATATGCTCTCAGaataattatcaatttattgTCAACTTTGAATGGTATGTTACTATTTTGGTTGAGTTGACGCAGATGGAGACGAGTAGCAAGCATG GTAATCTGATCGCTGAGCAGTTGTTGGATGTGGCGGTGAGAGTTCACGCCATTCGGGAGTTTACCGTTAAGGAAATGTGCAGTTTGCTGAACGAATGTGCTGCCGGTAGTAGCTCAGGAAGTGTCGGAAGGCCGTTCTCGAATAATGAAGGTGCCACTATTCATAAAGTGTTGTATGCGGCAGCGTGGATCGTCGGCGAATTTGCAGA cGATCCTGATATAATGGAGACAGCTCTGAAGTCGATGTTAGGTGGTGGTGTACTTCCAGGACATACGAGAGCGTCATTCTTACACAATGCTTTGAAACTAGCCGCTCGTTTGATGGTCATACATAATAAATCTGGCAATCGAGTGCAGCTAGAAGAA TTATGCGatatgatgattgaaaagttagATCCGCACTTGTCTTCGGCGCATATCGAAGTGCAAGAGCGGGCGAGCACCGCTCTCATGGTCATGAAGCTGTTGAAACACGAGCTGAGCGGATCTTCGGACGACTTCGACCAGTCCAAACAGTCGGAAGAGTTTGCCCCCAAAGAAGTGATGGAGGCGCAGCTTATAGAAGACGTCAACTTCGATCCGATGGATGCTGATAAGCCGTCGTTGACTAACGGCAATGATAAGAAGGAAGACGAGGTGGTGAACAACTTGCCGCCGACTTGTCGAAAGTTGATAGATGAAATGGCTGAATTATTCGAAGGTGATCTTAATCCTGTCGCTCTGAAAGCTCAACGGAAAGTTCAAATCCCCGATGA GTTAGATTTGGACGCTTGGATCAACGAGCCGCTCGATAGTAGCGATTCTTCGGATGACGATTCTGATTTGGGCAAGAAGAAAGAAGTCACATTCCTTCCGTCGTGGTTGGCTGCAGAGTCCAACAAACCGGATAAAACCTTATATACTCCCGAGCCGACTGCTGAAGATGTTGAAAAA ATGAAAGAGGCTCGAAAGCAAGCGCAACTTCACAATCCTCATTATTTGAAACCGTCGGGTAATAATTCGATTAATTATTTAGGCGTAGTAATCGATGCGGAGACGATTCCAGTAGCCGAGTTGGCTTTAGAAGTACCCCTTCAAATACACG TTTCAGAAAAACGttctgataaatatttatacaatactaaAGAATCAAAGTCATCGAAGAAAGGAAAGCGGTTAAAGAAAAATAAGAAGAACAAAAAATCACAACTGTCCGAGAGTGATACTGAAAAAGaag ATGAAGAACCAAAGTATATTGTGAGTACGGCTGCTGAAATGCCGGAAGGTGCGCCAGGATTTTCAGACGTTGAAGACAGTCATGCACCGTCAGATCCTCACGCCGCTTTAGATATAGATTTAGATtt gccACCGAGTGATGATGAAAGGCGTAATTCCAGATCGAATAGGCAAATAATAGATGATAAATTGGCGTCGAAGAAGAATAATAAAGATGTGACGGGTAAAAAATCCAAAGATGAAACCAAGAAGTCGTCAAAGAGCGATTCGAATGATAAggaattgaaacgaaaaaagcATAAGGATACGAAGAAGTTAAAAACTGAAAAGAAATCGGCGTTCAATGATTTTGATCTGATGGTGGACGTGTCATCGATGCCGACCGAACAAAAGGATAGAATCGGCAGTGGAGATTATGAAATGGTCGCGTCTGAAAAGAAAGAAAAGAAGTCGCATAGGAAGAGCGACAGTGAGAAAAAGGCAACGAAGGAAGAGAGTGATGGTAAGAGTAAGTCTAAGAGCAAAAAAGTAAAGAAGGAAAAAACAGATGCAGAAAGTGAACCCGGAAAGAGAAAGAAATCCAAAAAAg ATAAGAATGAAGCTAAGGCAGGGTATGAAGAAACTTTAGGCATTTCAACTCCTAGTAAGGAGTTCATTTAA
- the LOC143917451 gene encoding AP-3 complex subunit delta-like isoform X4: MALRKVRGNLERMFDKNLTDLVRGIRNNKDNEAKYIAQCMEEIKVELRQDNIAVKANAVAKLTYLQMLGYDISWAVFNIIEVMSSNKFTYKRVGYLAASQSFHADSELLMLTTNMIRKELNSQNQYEAGLALSGLSCFVSHDLARDLANDIMTLMSSTKPYLRMKAVLMMYKVFLKYPEALRPAFPRLKEKLEDPDPGVQSAAVNVVCELARKNPKNYLSLAPIFFKLMTTSTNNWMLIKIIKLFGALTPLEPRLGKKLIEPLTNLIHSTSAMSLLYECINTVIAVLISISSGMPNDSGMPIHLCVQKLRILIEDTDQNLKYLGLLAMSKILKTHPKSVQSHKDLILQCLDDKDESIRLRALGLLYGMVSKKNLMEIVKKLMVHMEKAEGTLYRDELLTKIIEICSQNNYQFIVNFEWYVTILVELTQMETSSKHGNLIAEQLLDVAVRVHAIREFTVKEMCSLLNECAAGSSSGSVGRPFSNNEGATIHKVLYAAAWIVGEFADDPDIMETALKSMLGGGVLPGHTRASFLHNALKLAARLMVIHNKSGNRVQLEELCDMMIEKLDPHLSSAHIEVQERASTALMVMKLLKHELSGSSDDFDQSKQSEEFAPKEVMEAQLIEDVNFDPMDADKPSLTNGNDKKEDEVVNNLPPTCRKLIDEMAELFEGDLNPVALKAQRKVQIPDELDLDAWINEPLDSSDSSDDDSDLGKKKEVTFLPSWLAAESNKPDKTLYTPEPTAEDVEKMKEARKQAQLHNPHYLKPSGNNSINYLGVVIDAETIPVAELALEVPLQIHEKRSDKYLYNTKESKSSKKGKRLKKNKKNKKSQLSESDTEKEDEEPKYIVSTAAEMPEGAPGFSDVEDSHAPSDPHAALDIDLDLPPSDDERRNSRSNRQIIDDKLASKKNNKDVTGKKSKDETKKSSKSDSNDKELKRKKHKDTKKLKTEKKSAFNDFDLMVDVSSMPTEQKDRIGSGDYEMVASEKKEKKSHRKSDSEKKATKEESDGKSKSKSKKVKKEKTDAESEPGKRKKSKKDKNEAKAGYEETLGISTPSKEFI; the protein is encoded by the exons ATGGCGCTCCGCAAAGTGCGCGGCAACCTGGAGCGCATGTTCGACAAGAACCTCACCGACCTGGTCCGCGGCATCCGCAACAATAAGGACAACGAG GCGAAATATATTGCTCAATGTATGGAAGAAATCAAAGTGGAGCTACGACAGGATAATATAGCCGTCAAGGCGAATGCTGTTGCCAAgttgacatat tTGCAAATGCTCGGATATGACATATCATGGGCCGTCTTCAACATTATTGAAGTCATGAGCTCGAATAAGTTCACCTATAAGAGGGTTGGATACTTGGCGGCTAGTCAATCTTTTCACGCCGACTCTGAG TTGTTGATGTTGACGACGAATATGATTCGGAAAGAATTGAATTCCCAAAATCAATACGAGGCTGGACTGGCGTTGAGCGGACTCAGCTGCTTCGTATCGCACGATCTTGCCCGCGACCTCGCCAACGATATCATGACGCTC ATGAGTTCAACGAAGCCGTATTTGCGGATGAAAGCTGTTCTAATGATGTATaaagtgtttttaaaatatccCGAGGCGCTCCGACCGGCGTTTCCTCggttaaaagaaaaattagagGATCCTGATCCgg gtgTACAATCAGCTGCTGTGAACGTCGTTTGCGAATTGGCTcgtaaaaatccaaaaaattatttatcctTAGCGCCTATCTTCTTTAAGCTAATGACTACGTCGACTAATAACTGGATgctcataaaaataatcaaattg TTTGGTGCTTTAACTCCCTTAGAACCTAGGCTCGGCAAGAAGTTGATTGAACCGTTGACAAATCTCATACATAG CACTTCGGCGATGTCTCTTTTGTATGAATGCATTAATACTGTGATAGCCGTTCTCATATCAATTAGCAGCGGCATGCCAAATGATAGCGGTATGCCGATACATTTATGTGTGCAAAAACTTAGAATTTTAATAGAAGACACTGACCAGAATT tGAAATATTTGGGCCTGCTTGCAAtgtctaaaattttaaaaacacatcCTAAAAGTGTGCAATCCCATAAAGATCTTATCCTTCAATGTCTCGACGATAAAGACGAGTCTATTCGGCTCAGAGCGCTCGGATTGCTTTACGGAATG GTTTCCAAGAAGAATCTGATGGAGATTGTCAAGAAGCTTATGGTGCATATGGAAAAAGCCGAAGGCACCCTGTACAGAGACGAACTGTTAACTAAGATAATAGAAATATGCTCTCAGaataattatcaatttattgTCAACTTTGAATGGTATGTTACTATTTTGGTTGAGTTGACGCAGATGGAGACGAGTAGCAAGCATG GTAATCTGATCGCTGAGCAGTTGTTGGATGTGGCGGTGAGAGTTCACGCCATTCGGGAGTTTACCGTTAAGGAAATGTGCAGTTTGCTGAACGAATGTGCTGCCGGTAGTAGCTCAGGAAGTGTCGGAAGGCCGTTCTCGAATAATGAAGGTGCCACTATTCATAAAGTGTTGTATGCGGCAGCGTGGATCGTCGGCGAATTTGCAGA cGATCCTGATATAATGGAGACAGCTCTGAAGTCGATGTTAGGTGGTGGTGTACTTCCAGGACATACGAGAGCGTCATTCTTACACAATGCTTTGAAACTAGCCGCTCGTTTGATGGTCATACATAATAAATCTGGCAATCGAGTGCAGCTAGAAGAA TTATGCGatatgatgattgaaaagttagATCCGCACTTGTCTTCGGCGCATATCGAAGTGCAAGAGCGGGCGAGCACCGCTCTCATGGTCATGAAGCTGTTGAAACACGAGCTGAGCGGATCTTCGGACGACTTCGACCAGTCCAAACAGTCGGAAGAGTTTGCCCCCAAAGAAGTGATGGAGGCGCAGCTTATAGAAGACGTCAACTTCGATCCGATGGATGCTGATAAGCCGTCGTTGACTAACGGCAATGATAAGAAGGAAGACGAGGTGGTGAACAACTTGCCGCCGACTTGTCGAAAGTTGATAGATGAAATGGCTGAATTATTCGAAGGTGATCTTAATCCTGTCGCTCTGAAAGCTCAACGGAAAGTTCAAATCCCCGATGA GTTAGATTTGGACGCTTGGATCAACGAGCCGCTCGATAGTAGCGATTCTTCGGATGACGATTCTGATTTGGGCAAGAAGAAAGAAGTCACATTCCTTCCGTCGTGGTTGGCTGCAGAGTCCAACAAACCGGATAAAACCTTATATACTCCCGAGCCGACTGCTGAAGATGTTGAAAAA ATGAAAGAGGCTCGAAAGCAAGCGCAACTTCACAATCCTCATTATTTGAAACCGTCGGGTAATAATTCGATTAATTATTTAGGCGTAGTAATCGATGCGGAGACGATTCCAGTAGCCGAGTTGGCTTTAGAAGTACCCCTTCAAATACACG AAAAACGttctgataaatatttatacaatactaaAGAATCAAAGTCATCGAAGAAAGGAAAGCGGTTAAAGAAAAATAAGAAGAACAAAAAATCACAACTGTCCGAGAGTGATACTGAAAAAGaag ATGAAGAACCAAAGTATATTGTGAGTACGGCTGCTGAAATGCCGGAAGGTGCGCCAGGATTTTCAGACGTTGAAGACAGTCATGCACCGTCAGATCCTCACGCCGCTTTAGATATAGATTTAGATtt gccACCGAGTGATGATGAAAGGCGTAATTCCAGATCGAATAGGCAAATAATAGATGATAAATTGGCGTCGAAGAAGAATAATAAAGATGTGACGGGTAAAAAATCCAAAGATGAAACCAAGAAGTCGTCAAAGAGCGATTCGAATGATAAggaattgaaacgaaaaaagcATAAGGATACGAAGAAGTTAAAAACTGAAAAGAAATCGGCGTTCAATGATTTTGATCTGATGGTGGACGTGTCATCGATGCCGACCGAACAAAAGGATAGAATCGGCAGTGGAGATTATGAAATGGTCGCGTCTGAAAAGAAAGAAAAGAAGTCGCATAGGAAGAGCGACAGTGAGAAAAAGGCAACGAAGGAAGAGAGTGATGGTAAGAGTAAGTCTAAGAGCAAAAAAGTAAAGAAGGAAAAAACAGATGCAGAAAGTGAACCCGGAAAGAGAAAGAAATCCAAAAAAg ATAAGAATGAAGCTAAGGCAGGGTATGAAGAAACTTTAGGCATTTCAACTCCTAGTAAGGAGTTCATTTAA